A window of the Lolium perenne isolate Kyuss_39 chromosome 7, Kyuss_2.0, whole genome shotgun sequence genome harbors these coding sequences:
- the LOC127317695 gene encoding lipid transfer protein EARLI 1 — MAASKTSMIVAVVVVAALCLGGVRPAEACNGHPCPSPAGHCPVNAVKLAVCADVLDGLIHVVLGPQPAKQPCCSLISGLVDLDAAACVCLAINANVLGINLDIDVDLTLLLNYCGCKVPKGFTCA; from the coding sequence ATGGCGGCATCCAAGACAAGCATGATCGTGGCGGTGGTGGTCGTGGCCGCGCTGTGCCTGGGCGGCGTGCGGCCGGCAGAGGCGTGTAACGGCCACCCGTGCCCCTCTCCGGCGGGACACTGCCCGGTGAACGCGGTGAAGCTGGCGGTGTGCGCCGACGTGCTGGACGGGCTGATCCACGTGGTGCTGGGGCCGCAGCCGGCCAAGCAGCCCTGCTGCTCCCTCATCTCCGGCCTCGTCGACCTGGACGCCGCCGCCTGCGTTTGCCTCGCCATCAACGCAAACGTCCTCGGCATCAACCTCGACATCGATGTCGACCTCACGCTGCTGCTAAACTACTGCGGCTGCAAGGTGCCCAAGGGCTTCACCTGCGCCTGA
- the LOC127317694 gene encoding L-lactate dehydrogenase B-like — protein MSMKKEASSLSELGFDVNFGAGFFRQVPSSGCDNGEGTQRRRRTTKVSVIGAGDVGMAIAQTILTQGLADEIALVDADAGRVRGEMLDLQHAAAFLPRVRIVAGTDVLALTRGSDLIIVTLPGARPVGHRGVELLRKNVAVLREVVPALAEGSPDSLLLVVSNPVDVLAYAAWKLSGFPASRVIGSGTNLDSSRLRRLLADHLGVGAQDVHAYMVGEHGGAAVALWSSISVGGMPVLSYLQKTHASSSSSFDEEALEGIRRAVVGGAREVIGLKGYASWAIGYSVASLARSLLRDQRRVHPVSLLAKGFIPGNDHEVFLSLPARLGRGGVLGVAAELELTADEESTLRRSAETLWEHCQALGI, from the coding sequence ATGAGCATGAAGAAGGAGGCGTCCTCGCTGTCCGAGCTCGGCTTCGACGTCAACTTCGGCGCCGGCTTCTTCCGCCAGGTGCCATCATCCGGCTGCGACAATGGAGAAGGGACCCAGCGCCGGCGGCGGACAACAAAGGTCTCGGTCATCGGCGCGGGAGACGTGGGCATGGCCATCGCGCAGACGATCCTCACGCAGGGTCTCGCCGACGAGATCGCCCTCGTGGACGCCGACGCCGGCAGGGTCCGCGGCGAGATGCTGGACCTGCAGCACGCCGCGGCGTTCCTCCCGCGCGTCCGCATCGTCGCCGGCACCGACGTCCTCGCGCTCACCAGAGGCTCCGACCTGATCATCGTCACGCTGCCCGGGGCGCGCCCAGTGGGCCACCGTGGCGTGGAGTTGCTGCGCAAGAACGTGGCCGTGCTGCGGGAGGTCGTGCCGGCGCTGGCGGAGGGGTCGCCGGACTCGCTGCTGCTCGTCGTGTCGAACCCCGTGGACGTGCTCGCGTACGCGGCGTGGAAGCTGTCGGGTTTCCCCGCGAGCCGtgtgatcggctccggcacgaaccTCGACTCCTCCAGGctccgccgcctcctcgccgACCACCTCGGCGTGGGCGCGCAGGACGTGCATGCGTATATGGTCGGCGAGCATGGAGGCGCCGCGGTGGCGCTGTGGTCGAGCATCAGCGTCGGCGGCATGCCGGTGCTGAGCTACCTCCAGAAGACCCACgcgtcgtcgtcttcgtcctTCGATGAGGAGGCCCTGGAGGGGATTCGTCGGGCCGTGGTGGGCGGCGCGCGCGAGGTGATCGGGCTGAAGGGGTACGCGTCGTGGGCCATTGGCTACTCGGTGGCCAGCCTTGCCCGGTCGCTCCTCCGCGACCAGCGGCGCGTCCACCCGGTCTCGCTGCTCGCCAAGGGGTTCATCCCCGGCAACGATCACGAGGTCTTCCTCAGCCTCCCGGCAAGGCTCGGCAGGGGCGGCGTGCTCGGGGTCGCGGCGGAGCTGGAGCTCACCGCCGACGAAGAAAGCACGCTCCGTCGGTCGGCGGAGACGCTCTGGGAACATTGTCAGGCGCTCGGGATATAG